The Paenibacillus sp. YPG26 genome includes a window with the following:
- a CDS encoding flavin reductase family protein has product MISIDPALQEDRDNYKLLIGSVVPRPIALVTTLTEKGILNAAPFSYFSIVSSSPPLLSVSVQRKDGQMKDTARNAIRQGELVIHIVDEANVEAANQAAASLPPDDSEVTAAGLTPVPSEAIHVPGIAEAKVRMECVLEHAFELGGTPEAPGCDLLIARVVRFQVAEEIIHSGRIDAGKLAPVSRMAGDTYSSLGQLFPLERPQ; this is encoded by the coding sequence TTACAAATTGCTTATTGGGAGCGTGGTCCCCAGGCCGATTGCACTGGTCACTACGCTTACAGAGAAGGGAATACTGAACGCGGCCCCGTTCAGCTATTTCTCTATCGTCTCCAGCAGCCCGCCTTTGTTGTCCGTGTCGGTCCAGCGCAAGGACGGCCAGATGAAAGATACGGCCCGGAATGCAATCCGGCAGGGTGAGCTGGTCATCCACATTGTAGATGAAGCCAACGTGGAGGCCGCTAATCAAGCGGCGGCCAGCCTGCCGCCTGATGATAGTGAAGTTACCGCGGCTGGGCTAACCCCGGTGCCTAGTGAAGCTATCCATGTCCCGGGCATTGCTGAAGCAAAGGTTAGAATGGAATGTGTGCTGGAGCATGCATTCGAGCTGGGAGGTACCCCGGAGGCACCTGGCTGTGATCTGCTCATTGCCCGTGTGGTTCGCTTTCAGGTTGCGGAGGAGATCATTCACAGCGGAAGAATTGATGCCGGGAAGCTGGCACCCGTTAGCCGGATGGCGGGGGACACTTACTCCTCATTAGGGCAGTTGTTCCCACTAGAGCGGCCGCAGTAA